Part of the Cryptococcus neoformans var. grubii H99 chromosome 2, complete sequence genome is shown below.
GGAGGAAGactcgtcgtcttcctcattgGGTTCATTGGATTCAGTGTAAGAGACGTGAACCTTGGGAACGAAGGTAGTAGGTTGAAGCCGCATGGCAGAGTACACGATGTCGGTGAGCTATGATGACGTTAGTAACTGCAACCACCGATTGTTCCGGTCAAAGTAGCTTACAGGTCGAAGCCCGAGAGGAAGTTTGGTGAGGGGATTGATAGCGACCATCCAGACGGCAATTTGAGCCATGAGAGGGGAAAAGGCTGAGGTCTTCGCAAGATCTCGGCTTATCTAATGGAAAATCAGCGTGGTATTAACAATAACTTGCAAGCACCCAACTTACCTCGTCGGAGACATCCGTGCCAAACATCAAATAACCGAACACACTGACCAACGCGTAGACAACGATACAAATACCATATCCAACTTCACAAACCCTTTCGGCCTGCTCGGGACGCTTCATATCCCTAATTAAGTTGGGAACGAGGAAATGGCCGCCAAAACCAGAGATGAGCAATCCGAAAGAAAGACCGAGCTTGACGAGACCATGTGCAGGCCAGAGATCAGTGTGAGCTGGGTCTAATACTGACCCAGGAGAAGTTGGCGTAGCTAAACCGGTGAAAATGAGGATGGCAACAAGAGCCCAGGTAGACGTAATACCCAGGGCGGAAGTCCAAGCAAGGAAACGAAGGGGGATGAAGTTCAGTGGGACGATACTGGGATGAGAGTTAGGAAAAAATCAAGTTTTTAATTGATGAATAAGACGTACACGATAAGGCCAATGACCTTCCATTGATTACTGGTGAACATGGGCAAGACTGCTTCGAAGGAGTCGGAGAAGAGTACGATGAGGGCGATACTATGTTATAAAGTCAGCAGGAATAGCATAGCAAAGGGACTCAAAACCCACGTCCAGATGCAACAGTCGGCGATGAACATGGCAGTAACCCATTTCTCAGCTCGGGCACCTAGACCGTACCTTGCGACGTCTGCAAAGTTTCGCATGCTGCGGTCCATCTCGATAATCCTAATAAGAATCTTAAGACTGCAGGAAGTGTCAGTGAAAACCGCCACCGAGCCGTACAGGTCCATGACTCACGTCCACAAAGTGATCCCAGAGACGAGGCATAAAAGCAAGGGACCAAGGATCCAGCCAGCATGAGCGATGGCGATAGGGCAAGCAAGAAGACCTGTCCCAATTAAGTCGCCGAGGACATTCAACAGCTGTACCAGGCATTAGAAAGACTTTTCTAAACATGATAGGGGCGGGCGAAACGCTTACAGTCTGGGAAAAATTAGCTTTGccgggaaggagaagctcaacctccttgccttccgcctcttcttcttcttcttgatcataTTGAGCGGGAGATACAGGCTTGCCAGTGTCATTTTGAACATCCTTAAGAAGAGACGTACGCTCTGTGGGTTCTACAAGAGTTGCGGTCGAAGTCGCGAGACAGATGGACCTGTCGTTTGTAGGGGTTGGCGGAGAGACCATCTTTTGTCGTGAATGGGACGAGCTGAGTGGATGTGAGGTGAGGgcgagagatggaagatgcgagatggaagatgtggTGGGTTTATGGGATTTTGAGAAGGCCCGAAGGAGTCTTATGGATACTTCTGATACAGGTGTGAGATTTTACAGGGCCGGAAAATAAGGAATGTCCCCAAGTAATGTATGTAGAATGGCGGAAAAGAATATTAAATAGTCACAATAATCTCACCAAGAAAGATTTACGCGCCCATATCCCGCGGCTATCATACAGTAATCGGGCTCCTCtatatacatatatatCCTACACTTTACATTCCGGGCTTTTATTTATTCACCATCTGCGTCGTTTGCTATCTTTGTTCTTCTGCAGCTACTCCCCTAAAAATGCCTTTCGATTCTCGTCGTGCCTCTATTATCGCCGTTGTACGATAGTTGGTAATATGCTTGTTCATGCAAAATAAAGGATTAAACGCGCGTCCC
Proteins encoded:
- a CDS encoding solute carrier family 32 (vesicular inhibitory amino acid transporter) — protein: MVSPPTPTNDRSICLATSTATLVEPTERTSLLKDVQNDTGKPVSPAQYDQEEEEEAEGKEVELLLPGKANFSQTLLNVLGDLIGTGLLACPIAIAHAGWILGPLLLCLVSGITLWTLKILIRIIEMDRSMRNFADVARYGLGARAEKWVTAMFIADCCIWTIALIVLFSDSFEAVLPMFTSNQWKVIGLIVIVPLNFIPLRFLAWTSALGITSTWALVAILIFTGLATPTSPGSVLDPAHTDLWPAHGLVKLGLSFGLLISGFGGHFLVPNLIRDMKRPEQAERVCEVGYGICIVVYALVSVFGYLMFGTDVSDEISRDLAKTSAFSPLMAQIAVWMVAINPLTKLPLGLRPLTDIVYSAMRLQPTTFVPKVHVSYTESNEPNEEDDESSSPITSNTPTVLSSFSSSTVSAATSITLEDEHYAHALSIAQRRHDRREQLKAIFRALITIVLLGVFVLGALAFPSFETLMGVMGGGMSIITCILIPIAAGASIWGWRWYSILLFGLSAVVCAIGVVCAFLNNGDA